TCACCGATTCGACCCAGCCACCCTAGCGATTGGCCTCCTGACGTCGCTATTCATCATGCTGGTTCTGGTGTCGGCGACGCTCCTCCCGCAAACCGTGAGGCTCTACAAGGACAGAATCGTCGTCGTGTCCAGCCACGGCGCCCGCCCCATTCGCTACTCTCAGATCCGCTCCTGCCATCTCGGGGTTCGCTCTGTCCGTGGTAGGTCACTTCGCATCTTCGAAGTCCACGGAGAGTCCGATCGCCTCGTTCTGCAGATCACCTGCCCGGCCTCCCTCGACGAAACCTCACTTATGAACATCCTCGCAGCTAGGCAGGTCCCGTTCTGGGCGTCTGCAGGTCCCAGCAACATTGCTGGTCGGTCGTGGGGCGCCGCCTTCTATGAGGGAGATTCCGTCAAGTAGTCCCCTCGCCGGGTGAGGTTGTTGTCGTCGTCAGCGACTTCTCCAGTACGAGCCCATGCATCCGACGTGCGGCTGGCCGCTTCCACGTGCGGGCAGGACCTGGTCCTGCCACGACCTTATATCCGTGCGACCTCGAGGGCCGTCACCGAATCCTCTGTTCGCTGCAAGATGCAGCCGAGTGGAAGCGTTGGTGGGAGCTGCCCCATCTAACCCTCAGTTCCCAGAGGAAACCCAGCGGCATCGTGCGGGCAGGTCCACCAGCCGATCGTCCATGGACTCACGGAGTGTGTTTCGGAGTTCGTTGTTGCCCTACCTGAGTCTTTTCTCTCAAGCCGGCTTGAGCTTGGCTTCCGCGGGGATCTCGCCGAAGGTCACGAAGCGCGAGAGTGCGATGAGCAGCTCGCGGGCGAGCGCGACGATGCCCCGGTAATAGGTGCCACCCGAGTTCCGAAGCTCCTCTGGCCAGGCTGAACCTCCGCGAGCTCACTACGAAGCTCGAGGAGGGCGCTCCCTTCCCCAGCAACGAGCCTGGACTCATGTCCAAGATTCCAAGACGACTCCGGGGCGTCGCGCCGAGCGGGAAATCGGGTGGCACCTCTTCCCAGGGCGAAGAACTTGAGCAGTGCCGAGCGGGTCAAGCGTCGTCGCAGTCGCACCTGCCCCGGCCGCGTGGACACGGCCACTTCGAAGACGCTCTTTACCAAGTCCACGGCGATGACGGTACGCCCGATGTCCCGGGTTGTCGTAGTCTCACTCACGGACTCCTCCTTTCCAGGGAGCATGCGCTCATGACTCCGACGACTGTGGCACTCCAGATGCCGACCGAGTCGAGGGAGGAGTCCATCTCATCATTGCAGCGGAAGTCAGGGCTGGCCTGCGGCCGTCCCTGCCGGCGCTGAACTCCATAACCGTCAGGCACCGGTGCCCTCAGATCAGACGTTCATGAAGAAGGTACTCGTGCTCGTCGGCCCGAAAGGCGCTGGCAAGTCCACGATCGGGTACCTCCTCGCGACCGACCTCGGCCTCCACTTCCTGAGCGTCGAGCCGATCTTCCTTGGCGTCCGGGAACAGCTCGGCGCTTCCAACTCGCAGTTCGAGCAGGCAGGCTTTCGGGCCGTCCTCAGCGCCCTTCGCGAAGCCCTCGGCCAGCACGACGTCATCTGTTTCGAGAGTACCGGCGCTTCTGCGTATCTCCCCTGGCTGCTCGATGCACTTCGCCAGGAGGCACGTGTGCTTCTTGTCCGCGTCTTGGCCGCACCCGACCAGTGCCTCACGCGTGTCCATGCTCGCGACGCGTCCGTCCACATCCCTGTCTCTGACGACCAGATCGAGCGCATCAACGCCGTCGCCCAGTCAGTCATGCTGCCGTGGACGGCGGAGCTCGACAACCGTGGACCCCTCGACCGCACGCTCATCGTGTCAACCATCCGGCAGCTCCTCACAGCCACTGCCAGCCCAGCCGGTGCCTGACACGTCGCATCTGGACTCTTCCGGCAAGCACCTATTCAAGAGCCGATGACGGTGGGCAGGACTGCAGTCGTATCCTCGGCCTTCGAGGCGAGCGTGTTGGGCTCCGAGCCTGGATGAAATCCGCGCGCGGGGAGCCAGTCGCGCGCACCGGTCGCGCAGGCCAGAGTAGTTATCAGCAATGACGAGTGGCCTACTGGCTCCGCCCGAACATGCGAGCAAACGCAAGGCGACGCCGGTGGCACACTGCGAAGACGAAAAAGGCACTGGCCAGCTTCGGCCAGTGCCTCGACAGCAGAACCGCTGAAACGGCTTAGCCGTTCTTCCGCTCGAACTCCCGCATGAACTCGACGAGGGTGTCGATGCCCTCTTCGGGGAAGGCGTTGTAGATCGAGGCGCGGAGGCCGCCGACGGAGCGGTGGCCCTTGAGGCCGTCCATTCCGGCGGCCTTGGCCTGCTTGACGAACTCGGCCTCGAGCTCCTCGCTCGGCAGGCGGAAGGTGACGTTCATCGTCGAGCGGCAGGCCTTGTCGGCGTGGCCGCGGTAGTAGCCGGTGCGGTCGATCTCGGCGTAGAGCTTCGCCGCCTTGCGGCCGTTGCGCGCCGCCATGCCGGCGAGGCCGCCGTTCTCGCGCACCCACTTCATCGTCAGGCCGAGGACGTAGATGCCGATGACGCAGGGCGTGTTGTAGAGCGACTTCTCCTTGGCGTGCGTGTTGTAGTTGAACATCGTGTGCAGCGACTCGGGGCTGCGGGCGAGCATGTCCTCGCGCACGATGACCAGCGTCACGCCCGCCGGGCCGAGGTTCTTCTGCGCCCCGGCGTAGATGAGGGCGTACTTGCCGACGTCGATCGGCCGGCAGAACATGTCCGACGAGGTGTCGCAGACCAGCGGCGCGGCGCCGACCGCGGGCTCGGCCATCCACTGCACGCCGTGAATCGTCTCGTTCGACGTGGTGTGGACGTAGGCGGCGCCGGGGGTGAGCTTGATCTCCGCCGGCGTGGGGATGCGCTTGAAGTTCTCGGCCTCGAGGGTCGCGGCGACGTTGACGGTGCCGACGCGCTTGGCTTCCTTCACCGCCTTCTTGCCCCAGGCGCCGGTGACGATGTAGTCGGCGGTGGCTCCGGCCGTCAGCAGGTTCATCGGCACCAGCGAGAACTGCGTGCTGGCGCCGCCCTGGAGGAAGAGGACGTGGTAGTTGGCCGGGATGCCGGCGAGGCTGCGGATCTCGGCCTCGGCGCCCTGGATGATGGCGTCGAAGGTCTTCGAGCGGTGGCTGATCTCGAGAATCGACATGCCGGCGCCGGGCAGCGCGAGCAGGTCGCGTTGCACCTCTTCGAGCACCGGCAGCGGCAGTACCGCGGGACCGGCGCCGAAGTTGAGCACCCGGTGGACGGCAGGCGTGGTCAGGGTGGACATGGCGGACCTCCTACGATTGGGTCGCCAGCGAGCGGGCCAGGTGGTACGAGGCGGCCGGCGCGCCGAGCGGGACGAGCTGGATGTCGAGAATGGCGTCGTTGGCGGCGGCCATGCGCTCGAGGGCCTCGCGCGACGGCTCGCCGGAGAGGTTCATCCGGGCGACGCAGGAGAGCGCGCCGGAGAAGACGATGTTCTCGGTCTCCTCGACGTTGACCTTCTCGGTGGCGAGCGCGGCGAAGACCGAGGAGAGCACGCCGGGGCGATCGCGGTGGCGCACCACGAGGACGTGGGTCGCCTGCGTCTGGCGCGACAGGTTGACGACGTTCAGCACGCGGCCGGTCTCGGTGAACGCCTTGATGATGCGCACCGTCTCGAGGGCGATCGCCTCCTGCGCCTGGTCGGTCGAGGCGCCGATGTGGTGCGTGCCGTAGACGCCGGGCAGCGCGAGCAGCGGCTCGACGAACTCGGCCTCGCCGGTGGCCGGCTCCTTGGCGTAGACGTCGAGGCCGACGCGTAGCTTCTTCTCCCGCACCGCCTCCTCGAGCGCCGCGTAGTCGACCACCTCGCCGCGGGCGGTGTTGATGAAGAACGAGCCCGGCTTCATCCGGTCGAAGACCTTCTTGCCGACGAGGCCGCGCGTCTTGTCGTTGAGCGCCAGGTGGACCGAGAGCACGTCGGCGTGCTCGCCGACCTCCTCGGGCGTGGCGCAGACCCGCACGTTCGGCTCGAGCGGCGAGCCCGAGCTGGGGCGCAGGCGGACGAGCAGCGGCAGGTCGACCGGCAGGCCGCTGCGGTCGGTCTCGACGCCGATCTCGC
This genomic window from Holophagales bacterium contains:
- the serC gene encoding 3-phosphoserine/phosphohydroxythreonine transaminase is translated as MSTLTTPAVHRVLNFGAGPAVLPLPVLEEVQRDLLALPGAGMSILEISHRSKTFDAIIQGAEAEIRSLAGIPANYHVLFLQGGASTQFSLVPMNLLTAGATADYIVTGAWGKKAVKEAKRVGTVNVAATLEAENFKRIPTPAEIKLTPGAAYVHTTSNETIHGVQWMAEPAVGAAPLVCDTSSDMFCRPIDVGKYALIYAGAQKNLGPAGVTLVIVREDMLARSPESLHTMFNYNTHAKEKSLYNTPCVIGIYVLGLTMKWVRENGGLAGMAARNGRKAAKLYAEIDRTGYYRGHADKACRSTMNVTFRLPSEELEAEFVKQAKAAGMDGLKGHRSVGGLRASIYNAFPEEGIDTLVEFMREFERKNG
- a CDS encoding hydroxyacid dehydrogenase, whose amino-acid sequence is MKVLVADKFEKSGLDGLAAAGCEVVYNPDLKDETLVAAIAETACDVLVVRSTKVRRPALESGSLSLVVRAGAGYDNIDITAACERGIYVANCPGKNSVAVAELAFGMILALDRRIPDNVADLRAGKWNKKEYSKARGVHGRTLGLLGFGSIGQEMAKRAQAFGMNLAVWSEIGVETDRSGLPVDLPLLVRLRPSSGSPLEPNVRVCATPEEVGEHADVLSVHLALNDKTRGLVGKKVFDRMKPGSFFINTARGEVVDYAALEEAVREKKLRVGLDVYAKEPATGEAEFVEPLLALPGVYGTHHIGASTDQAQEAIALETVRIIKAFTETGRVLNVVNLSRQTQATHVLVVRHRDRPGVLSSVFAALATEKVNVEETENIVFSGALSCVARMNLSGEPSREALERMAAANDAILDIQLVPLGAPAASYHLARSLATQS